A genome region from Rhodospirillales bacterium includes the following:
- a CDS encoding EamA family transporter produces MPFRDMTLAAFVAVVWGLAFVATRIALDSFTPAQLTALRFLIACVPVLILPRPNLPWRTLVPIGLTLFAGQFLLLFFAFTRGMPPGVASVTQQMQVFFTVLLAAIVLREIPTTRQIMGMVTACAGLAAIALSVDADLTWLGLGLALASAASWAIGNILVKRHPGAPMLALMVWLSLIPPLPALAVAAAFDRGPSLPTAIAAATWAGWIAALYLGAVATVLAYAIWGRLLTRYSAATVAPFALIAPCVGVAGSAVAFGEAFPPLRYVGMALIVAGVAVTVWPVIGRRKGYQPLAR; encoded by the coding sequence ATGCCGTTCCGGGACATGACCTTGGCTGCGTTCGTCGCGGTCGTTTGGGGGCTTGCCTTCGTCGCCACCAGGATCGCGCTCGACAGCTTCACGCCTGCGCAACTGACGGCGCTGCGTTTTTTGATCGCATGCGTGCCGGTTCTGATCCTGCCCCGACCGAATCTGCCATGGCGCACGCTGGTGCCGATCGGGCTCACACTCTTCGCCGGGCAGTTTTTGCTGCTGTTTTTCGCGTTCACCCGGGGCATGCCGCCGGGGGTCGCGTCGGTCACCCAGCAGATGCAGGTCTTTTTCACGGTTCTCCTGGCGGCGATCGTGCTGCGGGAAATCCCGACCACGCGGCAGATCATGGGCATGGTGACCGCCTGCGCCGGGCTCGCCGCGATTGCTCTCTCGGTCGATGCCGATCTTACGTGGCTCGGGCTCGGCTTAGCGCTGGCCAGCGCCGCCAGTTGGGCGATCGGCAATATCCTGGTGAAGCGACATCCCGGTGCGCCGATGTTGGCGCTGATGGTATGGCTGAGCCTGATTCCACCGTTACCCGCGCTCGCGGTCGCCGCCGCGTTTGACCGAGGTCCATCGCTGCCCACGGCGATCGCCGCCGCCACCTGGGCTGGATGGATCGCCGCCCTTTACCTCGGCGCGGTTGCGACCGTGCTTGCCTACGCCATTTGGGGAAGATTACTGACCCGCTATTCCGCCGCCACGGTCGCGCCGTTCGCACTCATCGCGCCATGCGTCGGGGTTGCTGGCTCAGCGGTCGCGTTCGGCGAGGCATTTCCGCCGTTGCGTTACGTTGGCATGGCCCTCATCGTGGCCGGAGTCGCTGTCACGGTCTGGCCCGTGATCGGACGGCGGAAGGGTTATCAACCCTTGGCGCGATAG
- the gfa gene encoding S-(hydroxymethyl)glutathione synthase, with product MAGTVKIHPAVDGGIQPGSTNFGGGTLRCKCASDPVMVKVSAQSAHNHVCGCTKCWKPAGALFSQVAVVPRDKLQVVSGEGKLKVVDANAAIQRHACVKCGVHMYGRIENKNHPFYGLDFIHTELSNEKGWSAPEFAAFVSSVIESGTNPADMPAIRARLKTLGLEPYDCLSPPLMDAIATHVAKTKKA from the coding sequence ATGGCGGGTACGGTCAAAATCCATCCGGCAGTGGATGGCGGGATTCAGCCGGGATCGACCAATTTCGGAGGCGGAACGCTGCGCTGCAAGTGTGCAAGCGATCCGGTGATGGTCAAGGTAAGCGCGCAGAGCGCGCATAACCACGTCTGCGGCTGTACCAAGTGCTGGAAGCCAGCGGGGGCGCTGTTTTCCCAGGTGGCGGTGGTGCCGCGCGACAAGTTGCAAGTTGTCAGCGGCGAAGGAAAGCTGAAAGTGGTCGATGCCAACGCGGCGATCCAGCGCCACGCCTGCGTCAAGTGCGGCGTGCATATGTACGGCCGGATCGAGAACAAGAACCATCCGTTCTACGGCCTCGACTTCATCCATACCGAACTGTCGAACGAGAAGGGCTGGTCGGCGCCCGAATTCGCGGCGTTCGTGTCCTCGGTGATCGAATCCGGCACCAATCCGGCCGACATGCCGGCGATCCGTGCGCGACTCAAGACCCTCGGCCTCGAGCCCTACGACTGCCTGTCGCCGCCCCTGATGGACGCCATCGCGACTCACGTGGCGAAAACCAAGAAGGCCTGA